Below is a window of Tolypothrix bouteillei VB521301 DNA.
GGGGCTAAACGCGATCGCCCAAACCCGACTGATTTTGGAAGCAGCAATTCTTGGACTTCTGTCGCCCATCGCAGAATTTCTGCCCCAAACCCTTGATTTGCCGTTGTCCTTGTGACAGTTGCTCGAGGAGAGAACGCGGGTTTGGGACTATAACTCGAAGTCCATAGACTAAGTTGTCGTCCTTGCAACTCCTGCGGCACTTCCAAAATTCCCATTGCTGTATTAACGCCTTCAGGCTTTGCTCTAAATTCCGTCCCATCTGCAAATTTTAGACTATTTGCAGTACTTCCAATCAACGAACCACCTATATCTAAGCGAGCATTGGCACCAAACACAATGCCATTCGGATTCCACACCCAGCCGCATCACCGTCCACGAATATCCCGACCGTACTGTTACACCACCGCAGTTATCTGTGGAGGTTTTGTACTGTATTCAGCAATTTTTTTTGTATCCCGATGGAACTTTTCCAGCCACTGAAATCCCATTCCCCAGCACCATAACGCTGCAACAACTCCTTAACAGTTATCCTCATCTACTTACCTCCGCACTAATCAAGCTGTGAAGTTAATGCTATGCTATGTTGATAGCATTATCGTCAGCAAATTCGCTATCAAGGTTAGTCAACGTTGAAATCTCCATCAAAACAGTCCCCACCCAGTCAAATGCTCCGCGTCCCCACCGTGCTGATTCCGGTGGTGAAGGAGTTGGCTCGACTCCATAGGGAAGGTCATACGAAAGCCCTGCTTCAAGGGTTGCAGGATTTGATAACAAATATTGATAGCAATAGCGATAGCGATTTTGGGACGGATAGTGAAGCAGTAAGACAGTTAGTCGAAAGGGTAGAGGAATTGGAATCCCGATTGACTGACTTAAATCGCGATACCGATAGCAAATCGATAGCGAAGTTAGAGAAATCCTTGGGCAGTTTAGAACAGAAGCTAGAAGCGGTTACACTGAAGATCACCATACTCGAAGGAGCCGTTGTACAGAAACAATACGGTCAAAGAAAGGGATACAGAACACCGTATAACAATCCCTACGTCGTACAGCAGCCTCTCGAACTTCAGCCCTTTACTGAAGAAAATTTAGCTCGCCGATTGGCAGTTGAGGTATCCACCCTAATCAAACAAAGGAAAAATTTGAGCGAAGTCGAGTTTGAGAAGTGGTCTCGAGGTCGGGATACAAGTAAAACGGGTTGGCGCTATAAAGATGATGGTTTGTATCATCCAATCAGCCAGTAAATCACTTTCAACAAAGCGATCGCCCTTGGCGCAAGCTGTACCCAGCTTATCGCGAAGCGCAAGCTGTACTCAGCTTATCGCCCTTATGCGTAGGTTTTGGAATGCAATAAGCAACGTGATACGACTGAAGTTATACCGCCCCCATTCACCAGTCACCTAATAGAATTGCAACAAAGTACAGTTTTTATCAATCGTTTCTAGCAGTTTACATCTATAGCTACTCTATATCTAAATTTCACCTTTAACTTAATAAATTATCAAATTCATCATTTCTTTCACAAATATAAAAACTTGCTAGACAATATAGACATTCTGTCAAACCAGCTATTCTTGGTTTTTCAACTATTGAAAATTTTTTACATTTTGGACAGACAGTTGTATACTTTCTGCAATGTTTTGTGGAAAGTACGAGAATGCCTAAGTACTTCTGTTTTCTCAATCAGGCTTTCTACTGACAATAGTACGATGACGGGGATCGCTAGCCACGGTAATGGGTTGAGCAAAACCTACATCTGACAATGTTTTTTCAATATCAAAAGTGTAGTAGTCATCGCTCCAGGGTTCGGTGCTTTTCATCAACGTAAATAGAACTGGTGGCAGGTTTTGGATCACCTGGGATTTTGGATTATTATCTACCAATGCAATCGCCCCACCAGGTCGCAGCAGCCGCAGAGCTTCTGCGAAAATTGCTTTGCTAGCATAGCCTGGAAGTTCATGGGTAACAAACTGGAGTGTCACCAAATCGAAGGAGTTATCTAAGAGTTTTGTATCTTCGGCTTGGGCGTGAATCCATTCCGCTATCTCATCATTGACATCCAAATGGCGAGCGACAGTGAGCATATACGGCGACAAATCAAGACCCACTGTACGTACAGGATGCTCCTGCTTTTGTTGATAGTAACGGTGTAGTGCCAGGGTAGAAATACCCACGGAGCAACCGATGTCTAAGATATCCCGCACTTCAGAAGGCCCATAGGTTGCAAGAACTTGATGAAAGCTACCTCGTAAGCGTGCATGAGCAACCGAGCAAGTCAAGTTTTCTTTCGGCCAAACCCGTAACGCCATTGAGTAAGTAGCTGACTCCGTTTCAAAAGCCGCGTCCCAGCAAAGATTGCCCTCAGTGTAAGCATGGAAAGGAACTTTGTAGTAGTCAGGATAAACAATATCGGGGTTAGTCACCTTTGCCAGTTGTTGTTTGACTCCCGATGATTTGAGTGCTTCGTAGTTTTTGCGCCAAGGAATGCCGTTTTTTTCAGCAGTTTTGATGAGTACAAGCCTTGCTTGGTGTTTCATCAATTTATAGATGGGTTTAGTCTGGATTAGGAGATTGACGAACTTGGAGAGCATATTTTCTCCGGCCCAGTCTGGTTTTAGTTTGTTGTTCATCGGCTTGCAAAAAATAAAGGCAAAAGCACTAAGTAGATAGGTGGAAACTAATATAACTATCAGGGTTATCAGTTACCCATGTCATTAAATAAAACTGGCTAAACTAAGATTTAATGGGGCTCGATAGCTATTATTATATTGGTTTGTCTCTCTTTTTTAGAGGACTTATATATTTTTTAAATTTTTTGTCCAAAGTCCAAAAAAGCGAGTCCGCTTGTAATGTGATTTTGTTGGCGAATTCATCGAAACCGTAAATTGACGAGCGAAAAACTATGAGATTTTAGGGATTTCGGCTATACTGCCGGAGCGCAGATTTCAGATGCTCCATCAGTCTCAAACTGTTGAATTTCAATCAAATAAGCATCGGGAACGCGCAAAAACAGTGGTATATTTTATACTTTGTGTTAAATGCAGGCGGTTTTTCAAATTTTACACCGCGTTGCTTGAGGTATTCGTACCACTGGTCTACAAGCTGGGTCACAATGGTAAAGATCACCCCCGTTCGTGCAGCGTCGTCCTCCTTTGTTGCAGTCTCGTTCTTTTGGCACAAGCCCAAATATCCAGAACTACTTATATATTTTGTGTTTACTGGTTAAAGAATTGGGTTTTAAAAAGTATCATATTTACATTCTTTCTGATGATATCTTGCTGCTATTTCTTCTGCTTTTTCATACACAACTAATGGGTTTCTAAGCATATCGCCTGGTTCATTCTCTAAATCACTAGTTGAGAGTGACACGCGCTCTTTGTCAACATCAATCCAGACAATTATTGCTCTAACCCAGTCCCCAACTTGAAAAACCAACTCTGGGTGCTCAACAGGCTGTTGGGAAATTGTGGCGGTAGATAATAGTGCATAATACCCACCAATATCAACAAAGACACCGTAGGAGCGAATTCGACAAATACTACCATCTACCAGTTGACCAAGTTTTAGCGTTTTGAATCTTGCTTTTGCTAAAGCAGCACGATTTAATGGTGTTCGTCTTTCGATAGAATTCTCATGCAGTCCAGATTTTTTGTTTAGCTCAATTCTTCGCTTCTCATACCAACTTGCATCTAATTCATCTAAAGCAAGATCGATTGGTATATTTTTGTAGAAGCTGACCAATGCGTAGGCTTCTGTGCGCCGATCGTTAGCTGTTAAATCTATAGCCCATAACATTGCATCGTGTAAATTTACCAGCCATTGTTGTTTTAGTGTTAGTTGGTTCCATACAATTTCACGTCCGGTTTCGCTACCTCTGTCACGTCCTCCCCCGTACATTGCCAAACGTTTTTGCCAATTTTGACCCCTAATATTACCCGGCTTGAGCAAAGCTTGCCAATTTGTATTGCTCAAATTATCAAGCAGCGACCATTGTGATGGTTGATACTCATCTTTCAGAAATTTGACGATCCCATCATGAAAAGCTTCAATCAATTCACAACGTTCAGTAGTAATCTTGAGACGTGTCGTAGTATCGATACCGCACATCCACGGCTCTATATGGAATTGCACAAGTAGATCGCTCAAACGCTCAGCTATCAGCTCTACTCCATGACCTTCCTCATCTATTATCATTTTTGCAGGTAGTTGAGAGCCTCGAATTTGCCCCAGCCAGATGTACAGTTCTTGATAAGGATCGAAAGTAGATGATGTCCAAATTTGAGTGCAAATATCATCGGCTTCTATACCAAGCAAAATCCATCCTCTGAGAATACCTTCATTCTTAGATTGCTTAAGGGTCACTCTCATTGATTCAAAACAATATATCGAGATCGCTTATAGACAAAACCAATTTAGCATCGTCAAAGCTACACACAAATTATGAAGTATTTTTTTTAACATTTTCTTTCTGGATGAGTAATAAGGCTATTTTAGGTGCGGTTGTACCTAAAAGGTTCAATGATAAGCAGCTAAACCCTTCAAATAGACTTACAAAGGACGTCCATTGGTGACATACATTATCGGAAGATTTCCGTCGCGCTGTACTAGTGCTTGTCGATCTGAAAATTGCTGTAAGCTTAACCGTATACTGTACTATATATTTTTTATCAAATTTGTATCTTTATTCTACAGACGAGAACAGTTATAAAGAAAGTACTGCTGTACGATATCGTGATTCACTAGTTACAGTGGTAGAGAAGTGGCAGTGTGGCTCTTGGCAAACTTCTTCTGTCAGCAGCAACCGTGCCATAAATATGTCCATTTAGTAAATTAACAGTCATTTTGTATCGCTTATGAACCCTGCCCTGACTCAATTCGGCGTCAATATGTCCAAACTAACTGGCGTTAGAGCCATTATGAAGGACATTATCGAAACTTTACAATCTAGTACGGGGCAGTTGATAAATTTGAGTGCTGGCAATCCTTTGATTTTGCCGCAAGTTGAGCAGTTATGGCGAGATTGTACTGCACAATTGCTCTCTAGCCCCGATTATGGCGAGGTTGTTTGCCGCTACGGATCGAGTCAGGGCTATGCACCATTGATTGAGGCTGTTGTCAATGATTTTAATCACCGCTTTGGGCTAAAGTTGAGCGATCGCAACATCTTGATTACCCCAGGGAGTCAAAGTCTTTACTTCTATGCTGCTAATGCTTTTGGCGGCTACACCACTAGTGGAGAACTGAAAAAAATTGTTTTACCTTTAAGTCCGGACTACACGGGTTATGGTGGCGTCACGCTGGTACCAGACTCACTCATTGCTTACAAGCCAACACTAGATATAAACGCAGGGGCGCATCAGTTTAAATACCGCCCGGACTTTAGCAACTTGTCGATTACAGAACAAACAGGTTGTATCATTTTCTCTCGTCCCTGTAATCCCACAGGTAATGTCTTGACTGATGATGAGGTGAAGAAAATTGCTGCCCTCGCTGCGCCTTATGATGTGCCAGTGTTTATTGACTCAGCATACGGTCCTCCTTTCCCAGCATTAAACTTCACTGAATTGACGCCGATTTTTGGGGATAACATTGTTCACTGCATGAGTTTATCGAAAGCAGGGTTACCAGGAGAACGTGTTGGGATTGCTATCGGTGATGAAAAAATTATTCAAGTTTTGGAATGCTTCCAAACCAATGCCTGTCTCCATGCATCAAGGTACGGACAGGCAATTGCTGCGATCGCCATTAACTCTGGTGCGCTAGCAGGAATTTCTACTTCTGTGATTCGTCCCTTTTACCAAAACAAGTTTACTGTTTTGGAAAGTACTTTGAACAAGTTTATGCCCGAACATTTACCTTGGTTCCTCCATCGAGGGGAAGGGGCGATATTTGCTTGGTTGTGGTTGCAAGATTTACCCATGACAGATTGGGAATTGTATCAAGAACTGAAAAAGGTGGGTGTTATAGTTGTACCTGGAAGTACCTTTTTCCCCGGCTTGCAGGAGGAATGGGTACACAAGCAACAGTGTGTACGCATTAGCTTGACTGGTAGCAATGAGGAAATTGCGACTGGTATGGAGCGTTTGGCAAAGGTTGTACAACAGATTTATCAGACATCCGCTGTGAGTGTTTGAATGAACTACGAAGACGCGAAGAGCGCAAAAAAGGACATGAAGCAGAAGGGGAGACGGGGACAAGGAGGTAAGGGAACCGGAGGACAAGGGGACAAGAGGACAAGGGGACAATCTACTTCTCCCTCATCCCCTTCTCTCCCCATCCCCCCCTCTCCCCATCCCCCCCTCTCCCCATCTCCCCCTCAATTCCCTGATGGTTGGATAGAGATTGGTACAATTGTTGCTGCCCAGGGCTTGCATGGTGAAGTTCGCGTGTTATCGAACTCGGATTTTCCAGAACGATTTGAGGTTCCTGGAAAACGCTGGTTGTGGTGTCCGGCGCAAATGGAACCCCAACCCATTGAGTTACTGGCGGGGCGCAATGTCGAAGGGAAAAATTTGTATATTGTTAAGTTATCTGGGGTTGGGGATCGCAATCGGGCTGAGGAGTTGCGGGGTTATAAGTTACTGGTGTTGGAGAGCGATCGCCCCCAATTGGGGGAAGATGAGTATCATGTCTTGGATTTGATTGGTTTGTCAGTCTATATCCAAGAATCTGGAGAGTTTGTAGGAACGATTGTAGATTTGCTTTCTGCAGGGCATGACCTGATAGAGGTACGGCTGGATTCTTCAAGGGATAAGGCACAAAGAACTGTTTTGATTCCTTTTGTCACGGCAATTGTGCCTATTGTGGATTTAGAAGGTGGTCGTGTTGAGATTACTCCGCCATCAGGATTGCTGGAAATTTACAGTTAGTTTGGAGCGGACAGTTTTCCTGAGTATTTACAATGCTTATTTTAGTCAAAATTATCTGACTTTAGGCAACAAATACACAGTTTCTTTGAGATAATTGTTTAAAACGGATGTTAGCATATATAAATGGATATAATCATCAAAAAATTTGATGAAAACTATCGATACGTGTCATTAGTTTTAATAGGTTTGGAGTTGGGCTGAAAGCACCGTAAAAATCACTTACAACTCAACAAATTTAGCAACAATAATGACATGAACGACTAGTGGTACGTTTCATAATTTGCCCCGATCCCCGACTTCTATAAGAAATCAGCGATCTAGCAGCTTATTAATTACTTTTATTAGAGTAAAAATTTTTATTTTTTGCAATCTATTTATAATGAGATCTTTTTATAAGAAAAATTTATTTAATCCAATTACCCTATTTCTTAATCGAGATTTAATCTAACCCAAGGCAGTACTGGAGAACCCATGTGTTAAACCTCTATCAAAAGGCAGAACGAAGTGGGAAAAATAAGATTTTGACAATTAAAAAATTAATGATGATTTTAAGGTGAAATAAAATATTTGTTACAAAACTAGCAAGAATGGACTTCATTTGTTAGCCTTTCACAAGAAGTAATTAAACCTAGTTTATATGGTTTTGTTGCTATGTAAAAAATAACCCACTCAGTCTGATGGCTTCCCCAAAAGGAGATACTACATCAGACATACCTACCTTACTTAGGTCAGGTTCGTATAACCGCAAGTTTTATAGTATTGTGTCATCGGTATGATGATCCCTATATCGGTGGCAAATAAACTTACACGTGGGAATCTGCAAACATCCTTTTGTGAAGGAGTTTTCATATGACTTTAGCGAGCCGTCCGCAGACAAAGCCGTTATCAGATGACGAACTGCAGAAGATGAACGCCTATTGGCGTGCAGCGAATTATCTCTCGGTGGGACAAATCTATTTGCTGGACAATCCACTGCTGAAAGAACCACTGAAAGTAGAACATATCAAACCCAGACTTTTGGGACACTGGGGAACAACTCCCGGTCTGAACTTTATCTACGTTCACCTCAACCGGATTATTAAAAAGTACGATCTGGACATGATTTACATCGCAGGTCCCGGTCATGGCGGTCCTGGAATAGTTGCGAATACTTATTTAGAAGGGACTTACAGCAAGTATTACCCCAATGTATCTCAAGATGCTGAGGGAATAAAAAAACTTTTCAAACAGTTCTCCTTCCCCGGCGGGATCGGTAGCCACTGTACGCCGGAAGTTCCCGGTTCTATTCATGAAGGCGGTGAATTGGGTTATTCCCTCGTTCACGCTTATGGTGCTGCTTTTGATAACCCGGACCTCATCGTTGCGTGTGTGATTGGGGATGGCGAAGCCGAAACTGCAGCCCTATCTGCAAGTTGGCACTCCAACAAGTTTCTTAACCCCGTCCGTGATGGTGCGGTCATTCCAATTCTTCACCTCAATGGTTATAAAATTGCTAACCCAACAGTGCTATCACGCTTGAGCCACAAAGAGTTAGAAAGCCTATTTATAGGTTATGGCTACAAGCCTTACTTTGTGGAAGGTTCCGATCCCGAAACCATGCACCAGTTGATGGCAGCTACTTTAGAAACCATCACTCACGAAATTAAAGAAATTCAGGAAGATGTTCGGAATAATGGCTTCTCCCAACGCCCGCAATGGCCCATGATTGTTTTGAGAAGCCCCAAAGGGTGGACGGGTCCCAAGGAAGTTGACGGTAAGAAGACAGAAGATTACTGGCGATCGCACCAAGTTCCTTTTGGCGAGTTACAAGGCAATCCAGATCACTTGCGACTCTTAGAAGAGTGGTTGAGAAGTTACAAACCAGAAG
It encodes the following:
- a CDS encoding GPO family capsid scaffolding protein, encoding MKSPSKQSPPSQMLRVPTVLIPVVKELARLHREGHTKALLQGLQDLITNIDSNSDSDFGTDSEAVRQLVERVEELESRLTDLNRDTDSKSIAKLEKSLGSLEQKLEAVTLKITILEGAVVQKQYGQRKGYRTPYNNPYVVQQPLELQPFTEENLARRLAVEVSTLIKQRKNLSEVEFEKWSRGRDTSKTGWRYKDDGLYHPISQ
- a CDS encoding class I SAM-dependent methyltransferase; translated protein: MNNKLKPDWAGENMLSKFVNLLIQTKPIYKLMKHQARLVLIKTAEKNGIPWRKNYEALKSSGVKQQLAKVTNPDIVYPDYYKVPFHAYTEGNLCWDAAFETESATYSMALRVWPKENLTCSVAHARLRGSFHQVLATYGPSEVRDILDIGCSVGISTLALHRYYQQKQEHPVRTVGLDLSPYMLTVARHLDVNDEIAEWIHAQAEDTKLLDNSFDLVTLQFVTHELPGYASKAIFAEALRLLRPGGAIALVDNNPKSQVIQNLPPVLFTLMKSTEPWSDDYYTFDIEKTLSDVGFAQPITVASDPRHRTIVSRKPD
- a CDS encoding S1 RNA-binding domain-containing protein, translated to MRVTLKQSKNEGILRGWILLGIEADDICTQIWTSSTFDPYQELYIWLGQIRGSQLPAKMIIDEEGHGVELIAERLSDLLVQFHIEPWMCGIDTTTRLKITTERCELIEAFHDGIVKFLKDEYQPSQWSLLDNLSNTNWQALLKPGNIRGQNWQKRLAMYGGGRDRGSETGREIVWNQLTLKQQWLVNLHDAMLWAIDLTANDRRTEAYALVSFYKNIPIDLALDELDASWYEKRRIELNKKSGLHENSIERRTPLNRAALAKARFKTLKLGQLVDGSICRIRSYGVFVDIGGYYALLSTATISQQPVEHPELVFQVGDWVRAIIVWIDVDKERVSLSTSDLENEPGDMLRNPLVVYEKAEEIAARYHQKECKYDTF
- a CDS encoding valine--pyruvate transaminase, which translates into the protein MNPALTQFGVNMSKLTGVRAIMKDIIETLQSSTGQLINLSAGNPLILPQVEQLWRDCTAQLLSSPDYGEVVCRYGSSQGYAPLIEAVVNDFNHRFGLKLSDRNILITPGSQSLYFYAANAFGGYTTSGELKKIVLPLSPDYTGYGGVTLVPDSLIAYKPTLDINAGAHQFKYRPDFSNLSITEQTGCIIFSRPCNPTGNVLTDDEVKKIAALAAPYDVPVFIDSAYGPPFPALNFTELTPIFGDNIVHCMSLSKAGLPGERVGIAIGDEKIIQVLECFQTNACLHASRYGQAIAAIAINSGALAGISTSVIRPFYQNKFTVLESTLNKFMPEHLPWFLHRGEGAIFAWLWLQDLPMTDWELYQELKKVGVIVVPGSTFFPGLQEEWVHKQQCVRISLTGSNEEIATGMERLAKVVQQIYQTSAVSV
- the rimM gene encoding ribosome maturation factor RimM (Essential for efficient processing of 16S rRNA), coding for MNYEDAKSAKKDMKQKGRRGQGGKGTGGQGDKRTRGQSTSPSSPSLPIPPSPHPPLSPSPPQFPDGWIEIGTIVAAQGLHGEVRVLSNSDFPERFEVPGKRWLWCPAQMEPQPIELLAGRNVEGKNLYIVKLSGVGDRNRAEELRGYKLLVLESDRPQLGEDEYHVLDLIGLSVYIQESGEFVGTIVDLLSAGHDLIEVRLDSSRDKAQRTVLIPFVTAIVPIVDLEGGRVEITPPSGLLEIYS